From the genome of Winogradskyella forsetii, one region includes:
- a CDS encoding substrate-binding domain-containing protein: MNLFSCNKLKDEKNFKVGFSQCISTDDWRKSMDHEMKVEASLNAEIDLTIFQANGDIELQNAQIEFMLNNGFDVIIVSPLRSEPLVPIIEKAYDKGVPVIIVDRKIKSQKFTAYIGANNIDVGRNAANYIASQNQKKINVLEIKGGDDSSPVIERHLGFHQIVDKEPNINVVYSIRDEDVNQMIPQILDSLNVRPIDYVYAFNDEIAYNTWKIAKSKGVEKAIKFIGIDGLNGANNGIQLVQKGILSASILYPTGGDEAIKLALKILTGESVAKINVLTTTVIDSRNADIMKNQFDKINQHQNDIENQQIKIKQQEETYTTQSNALKLLLVLLILIILLAAFSIYSGFNLKKKKRELEIQNNKITIQRNQIKKINEAKTNFFTGLSHEFKTPITLILSSIDSLSENKNFRDHKLLKEVGLIFNNSKRLLRLINQLIDFRKVEDKKFILRASKTNLFQFSNTIFKDFEREAQKRNINFLLNTNNEYLDIYLDRNLMDKVYFNLLSNSFKFTPNNGTIKIEIKDIKESNFVKIYFKDTGIGIPNDEINNVFKAFYQGSNNNKSSSGIGLHLSKEFIELHKGEIEVSSSNGTEFIITLYKDNVHLSSDEIVYEPAILDNPLLNFNLDYEDDAFTVQNDLIEENRDSILIIEDNEDLVKYLSSKLKLEYSVSISNGNNVLEKAFEVMPDIIVCDVNLPEKNGFEICDILKKDIRTSHIPVIILTAYDSKESYIQGLESGADLFLTKPFSFAILYRSIKNLLYNREKLRKHYIKNIYKSEPIKKIGLFEQDFIEVMNKHIYENIDDSSFTVEQLAAKLNISRVQLYRKIKSILDISVSDYIINIRLEKAKTLLQDSRLTISEVSYSVGFSSPSYFSSTFKNKFGKTPKSYRKS; this comes from the coding sequence TTGAATTTATTTTCATGCAATAAGCTCAAAGATGAAAAAAACTTTAAGGTTGGCTTTTCCCAATGTATCAGTACTGATGATTGGAGAAAATCAATGGATCATGAAATGAAAGTTGAAGCTTCACTAAATGCAGAAATAGATTTAACTATTTTTCAAGCTAATGGAGATATAGAACTTCAAAATGCACAAATTGAGTTCATGTTAAATAATGGTTTTGATGTAATTATAGTTTCTCCGCTAAGATCAGAACCATTAGTTCCAATAATTGAAAAAGCTTATGATAAAGGAGTTCCAGTTATTATTGTAGATCGTAAAATTAAATCTCAAAAATTCACAGCATATATTGGAGCCAATAACATTGACGTTGGCCGCAATGCGGCAAATTATATTGCCTCACAAAATCAAAAAAAAATCAATGTTTTAGAAATAAAAGGAGGCGATGATTCTTCACCCGTTATAGAAAGGCATTTGGGTTTTCATCAAATAGTAGACAAGGAGCCTAATATCAATGTTGTATATAGTATTAGAGATGAAGATGTTAACCAAATGATACCTCAAATCCTAGATTCTTTAAACGTTAGACCAATTGACTATGTCTATGCATTTAATGATGAAATTGCTTATAATACTTGGAAGATTGCAAAATCTAAGGGGGTTGAAAAAGCTATCAAATTTATTGGTATAGATGGTTTAAATGGTGCTAATAATGGTATTCAATTAGTTCAAAAAGGCATATTATCTGCATCTATATTATATCCTACAGGTGGAGACGAAGCAATCAAATTAGCATTAAAAATTTTGACTGGTGAAAGTGTGGCTAAAATAAATGTTTTAACCACTACTGTAATTGACTCTAGAAATGCTGATATAATGAAAAATCAGTTTGATAAAATTAATCAGCACCAAAATGATATAGAAAATCAACAAATAAAAATCAAACAACAAGAAGAAACTTATACGACTCAAAGTAATGCTTTGAAATTACTTTTAGTTCTTTTAATACTTATTATACTATTAGCAGCTTTTAGTATTTATTCTGGTTTTAATTTAAAGAAAAAGAAAAGAGAGTTAGAAATTCAAAACAATAAAATCACGATTCAACGAAATCAAATAAAAAAAATTAATGAAGCGAAGACCAATTTTTTTACAGGTCTTTCTCACGAGTTTAAAACACCAATTACACTAATTCTATCTTCAATAGATTCGCTTTCTGAAAACAAAAATTTTAGGGACCATAAACTTTTAAAAGAAGTTGGTTTGATTTTTAATAATTCAAAACGTTTATTACGTTTAATTAATCAATTGATAGATTTTAGAAAAGTTGAAGATAAAAAATTTATTTTAAGAGCATCAAAAACAAATTTGTTTCAGTTTTCAAATACAATTTTCAAAGATTTTGAAAGAGAAGCCCAAAAAAGAAATATTAACTTTTTATTAAATACAAATAATGAATATTTAGATATCTATTTAGATAGAAACCTAATGGATAAGGTATATTTTAATTTACTTTCAAATTCTTTTAAGTTTACACCTAACAACGGTACCATAAAAATTGAGATTAAAGATATAAAAGAAAGTAACTTTGTTAAAATTTATTTTAAAGATACTGGTATTGGAATACCGAATGATGAAATAAATAATGTCTTTAAAGCTTTTTACCAAGGGTCAAATAATAATAAATCTAGTTCGGGTATAGGTTTGCATTTATCAAAAGAGTTTATAGAATTACATAAAGGAGAAATTGAAGTAAGTTCAAGTAATGGAACAGAATTTATAATTACTTTATATAAAGATAATGTACACCTGAGTTCAGATGAAATTGTTTATGAACCAGCTATCCTAGATAATCCATTGTTAAATTTTAATTTAGACTATGAAGATGATGCTTTCACAGTACAAAATGATTTAATTGAAGAAAATAGAGATTCAATATTAATTATTGAAGATAATGAAGATTTGGTTAAATACTTAAGTAGTAAGCTAAAATTAGAATATAGCGTAAGTATAAGTAACGGTAATAATGTTTTAGAAAAAGCATTTGAAGTAATGCCAGATATTATAGTTTGCGATGTTAATTTACCTGAGAAAAATGGATTCGAAATATGTGATATATTAAAAAAAGATATAAGAACATCGCACATTCCAGTTATTATTTTAACTGCTTATGATAGTAAAGAATCTTATATTCAAGGTTTAGAATCTGGGGCAGACTTGTTCTTAACCAAACCGTTTAGTTTTGCTATTCTATACAGATCAATTAAAAACCTTTTATATAATCGTGAGAAACTTCGTAAACATTATATTAAAAATATATATAAATCTGAACCAATTAAGAAAATAGGTTTATTTGAACAAGATTTTATAGAGGTAATGAATAAACATATTTATGAAAATATAGATGATTCAAGTTTTACAGTAGAACAATTAGCAGCTAAATTAAACATATCTAGAGTTCAATTATATAGAAAAATTAAATCAATTCTAGACATAAGTGTAAGTGATTACATTATAAATATTAGATTAGAAAAAGCAAAAACTTTACTTCAAGATTCAAGGCTTACTATTTCAGAAGTTTCATATTCCGTTGGATTTTCTTCTCCTAGTTATTTTTCTTCAACTTTTAAAAATAAGTTTGGTAAAACCCCAAAATCATATAGAAAAAGTTAA
- a CDS encoding sugar porter family MFS transporter has product MNNKILVWSITAALAGFLFGFDVVVISGAEKKLQLLWGSSDIFHGVVVIGMALWGTVVGALFGGIPTNRLGRKKTLVWIGVLYTLSAIGSGLANDPITFAIFRFIGGLGVGASTIAAPAYISEIAPAKDRGKLVALYQFNIVFGILVAFFSNYMLNGIGENAWRWMVGIEALPAAIYTVFALTVPKSPRWLLTKLRNSEAKEVLKLINPDLDPEKLMLEIKDEMDNTVPNENIFLKKYRFPLILAFAIAVFNQLSGINAFLYYAPRILEEAGLGESAALLSSIGVGITNMLFTLLGIFLIDRLGRKQLMYICSFGYIISLSLVSAAFFLNWEGNAMPIFLFMFIASHAIGQGTVIWVFISEIFPNHLRGSGQSFGSSVHWILAAVVPSLVPVLFSAIGAGVVFMFFAIMMVFQLLFVAFVMPETKGISLEDLSKKLTKGKN; this is encoded by the coding sequence ATGAATAATAAAATATTAGTTTGGTCAATTACAGCTGCATTAGCAGGTTTTTTATTTGGCTTTGATGTTGTTGTCATATCTGGAGCTGAAAAAAAACTGCAATTATTATGGGGTTCTTCAGACATATTTCATGGTGTAGTTGTAATTGGAATGGCACTTTGGGGCACCGTTGTTGGTGCTCTTTTCGGTGGTATACCAACCAATAGACTGGGGCGTAAAAAAACATTGGTCTGGATTGGCGTCTTATATACTTTATCTGCAATCGGTTCAGGTCTAGCAAACGATCCTATCACATTTGCAATTTTTAGGTTTATTGGAGGCCTTGGTGTAGGCGCATCCACTATAGCAGCTCCTGCTTATATATCAGAAATAGCACCTGCAAAAGATAGAGGTAAATTAGTAGCTCTTTATCAGTTCAATATTGTGTTTGGTATTTTGGTAGCCTTCTTTTCTAATTATATGTTGAATGGCATTGGCGAAAATGCATGGCGATGGATGGTGGGTATAGAAGCCCTTCCAGCAGCTATTTATACGGTCTTTGCTTTAACAGTGCCAAAAAGTCCAAGATGGTTATTGACAAAATTGAGAAATAGTGAGGCGAAGGAAGTTTTAAAGCTAATAAATCCTGATTTAGATCCGGAAAAATTAATGTTGGAGATAAAGGATGAAATGGATAACACGGTCCCGAATGAAAACATTTTCCTTAAGAAATATAGGTTTCCTTTAATTCTAGCATTTGCTATCGCGGTTTTCAATCAATTATCAGGCATTAACGCATTTTTATATTACGCACCCAGAATTTTGGAAGAAGCAGGATTGGGAGAAAGCGCAGCCCTATTAAGTAGTATAGGTGTGGGTATAACCAATATGCTCTTTACACTTTTAGGTATCTTTTTAATTGATAGGTTGGGAAGAAAACAATTGATGTATATCTGTTCTTTCGGTTATATAATTTCCCTTTCTTTAGTATCGGCAGCATTCTTTTTGAATTGGGAAGGGAATGCGATGCCAATATTTTTATTCATGTTCATAGCTTCCCATGCCATAGGACAAGGGACTGTGATTTGGGTATTCATTTCAGAAATTTTCCCTAACCACCTACGAGGTTCTGGGCAATCATTCGGTAGTTCGGTTCACTGGATATTAGCTGCAGTGGTGCCCTCGTTAGTACCAGTGCTATTTTCAGCCATTGGTGCTGGAGTCGTCTTTATGTTTTTCGCTATAATGATGGTATTTCAATTATTATTTGTAGCATTCGTTATGCCCGAGACAAAAGGTATTTCACTTGAAGATTTAAGTAAAAAATTAACTAAAGGTAAAAACTAA
- a CDS encoding SusC/RagA family TonB-linked outer membrane protein, with translation MKLKQLLCLPVFALISILAQAQVKGTVTSQEDGMPIPGVSVIVSGTTQGTATDFDGNYVLENMDANATLVFSYIGFKSQEIQINGRSVIDVVLVMDEAALDEVVLTGYTKERKVDVTGAISVVEISDIEGQSRSSGNAMQALQGRVPGLFIEKSGDPTGAASNILIRGITTLGDNSPLYVIDGVPTKRPEVFASLNPESIESIQVLKDASASSLYGSRAGNGVIVVSTKSGAKGERVTVSFNSNLSMQSEKQQRYEMMNALERGQVLWQASVNDNADPNAGYGSIYNFDWNEDFNNPVLNNVSVQPFVGGDTSVPVGDTDWQDEMYDTGFVFNNEVTISASSEKSSVMLNFGYLKNTGMLKYTNYDRYSAKINANTKLFNDKVRVGVNTQFFTSNETLVSPDVGSAPTTGLAITLAPTIPVYDINGEFAGPIGSGYSDRNNPLLMQYLNRWDNADKNSFFGNVFAEIDLLKGLKFRTSAGLDFSDFKRKDIERKVNNGFIVRDNNRLIIDTNKFSSFVFTNTLNYDLELGENHRFSALLGYEYIRNDFDTVLAQADDFPFETEDFFVLNAGTGARTSRGTSTANTTVSQFGKISYAFSDRYLASFTLRRDGSSRFGPNTRYGIFPAATVGWRISNEDFFPENDVVSNLKLRAGYGVVGNQEIGDGARFGLFETRYGPNQNLYSPDFFNVYYNVGTAYDINGNNTGTLPSGFVRIQSENNNLSWEETAEYNYGIDFSLFNNNITGSFDYYTRETKGILRAPRTIATQGEGANTVLNIANTEGQGWEFAIGYNKTFDSGFTFGITTNISHFADKITKLNEGGETDFGGTVDNSIIGRSVFSIFGYRTDGLFQSQEDVNNSPTQDLARPGSIKYVDINGDGIIDVDDRDWIGTTLPELEYGVTINLAYKNFDFSLFGSGVTNRIGQDPYVFYNNFASGRENGGVGLLNAWTPENTNTDVPSATLAFNDTRTSDYTFRKNSYFKLRNLQIGYSLPQDIISGLGGMTSARFYLQGENLFWITHKDYLGPDPERTDVNRIPVPTVLSLGFNLNF, from the coding sequence ATGAAATTAAAGCAACTTTTATGTCTGCCTGTATTTGCTCTTATAAGCATTTTGGCGCAAGCTCAGGTAAAAGGTACTGTTACCTCACAGGAGGACGGGATGCCTATACCTGGCGTATCTGTAATTGTATCTGGCACAACCCAAGGTACCGCAACAGATTTTGATGGTAATTATGTGTTGGAAAATATGGATGCCAATGCGACTTTGGTTTTCAGCTACATAGGCTTCAAATCTCAAGAAATTCAAATCAATGGACGTTCAGTAATAGACGTTGTATTGGTCATGGATGAGGCTGCACTAGATGAAGTTGTGTTGACGGGATATACTAAAGAACGTAAAGTAGATGTGACAGGAGCCATAAGTGTTGTAGAAATTAGTGACATTGAAGGACAGAGTAGAAGTTCTGGAAATGCTATGCAGGCTTTACAGGGGCGTGTTCCAGGGCTTTTTATTGAAAAGTCTGGAGACCCAACTGGGGCAGCAAGTAATATTTTAATACGTGGTATTACCACTCTAGGAGATAATAGCCCACTTTATGTAATTGATGGGGTTCCAACCAAGAGGCCTGAGGTGTTTGCAAGTTTAAATCCTGAATCCATAGAGTCTATCCAAGTACTAAAAGATGCATCAGCTTCATCTCTTTATGGATCAAGAGCAGGGAATGGTGTCATAGTAGTTTCTACCAAAAGTGGAGCTAAGGGAGAGCGCGTTACTGTAAGCTTTAATTCAAATTTGTCCATGCAATCTGAAAAACAACAACGTTATGAAATGATGAATGCACTTGAAAGAGGACAGGTCCTATGGCAGGCTTCTGTTAATGATAATGCAGATCCAAACGCAGGCTACGGCTCAATTTACAATTTTGATTGGAATGAAGATTTTAACAACCCAGTACTCAATAATGTAAGTGTTCAGCCATTTGTGGGAGGTGATACATCTGTTCCTGTTGGTGATACAGATTGGCAAGACGAAATGTATGATACTGGTTTTGTATTTAATAATGAAGTAACTATTTCTGCAAGTTCAGAAAAATCATCCGTGATGTTGAACTTCGGTTACTTAAAAAACACAGGAATGCTTAAATACACAAATTATGATCGGTATTCTGCAAAAATAAATGCTAACACTAAGTTGTTTAATGATAAAGTTAGGGTTGGGGTAAATACACAGTTTTTTACTTCCAATGAAACATTAGTTTCTCCAGATGTTGGTAGTGCTCCAACTACAGGTTTAGCAATTACTTTAGCTCCAACAATTCCTGTTTATGATATTAATGGAGAGTTTGCTGGTCCTATTGGATCAGGTTATTCAGATAGAAATAATCCTTTATTAATGCAATATTTAAACCGTTGGGACAATGCTGATAAAAATAGTTTTTTTGGTAATGTCTTTGCAGAAATTGATCTTTTAAAGGGTTTAAAGTTTAGGACAAGTGCAGGTTTAGATTTTAGCGATTTTAAAAGAAAAGACATTGAACGTAAAGTAAACAATGGATTTATTGTTAGGGATAATAACCGTTTAATAATTGATACCAATAAGTTTTCAAGTTTTGTATTTACAAATACATTAAATTATGATTTAGAATTAGGGGAAAATCACCGATTTTCTGCTTTATTAGGTTATGAGTATATAAGAAATGATTTTGATACAGTCTTAGCTCAAGCCGACGATTTTCCGTTTGAGACAGAAGACTTTTTTGTCTTGAATGCAGGCACGGGAGCAAGAACGTCTAGAGGTACATCAACGGCAAATACAACCGTTTCCCAATTCGGAAAAATTAGTTACGCTTTCTCAGATAGGTATTTGGCATCCTTTACTTTGCGTCGTGATGGGTCTTCCCGTTTTGGTCCTAATACGCGTTATGGTATTTTTCCAGCAGCGACTGTTGGTTGGAGAATAAGCAATGAGGACTTCTTTCCGGAAAACGATGTTGTTTCTAACTTAAAGTTAAGAGCTGGATATGGGGTTGTTGGTAATCAGGAAATTGGTGATGGTGCGCGTTTCGGTTTATTCGAAACAAGATATGGGCCTAATCAAAACCTTTATTCACCTGACTTCTTCAATGTCTATTATAATGTGGGAACGGCTTATGATATTAATGGTAATAATACTGGAACATTGCCATCAGGATTTGTAAGAATTCAATCAGAGAACAATAATTTAAGTTGGGAAGAAACGGCTGAATATAATTATGGTATCGATTTTTCTTTATTCAATAATAATATTACAGGGTCATTTGATTATTATACTAGAGAAACTAAAGGCATTTTGCGCGCTCCCAGAACAATTGCAACACAGGGTGAAGGTGCTAATACCGTATTAAACATTGCTAATACCGAAGGGCAAGGTTGGGAGTTTGCAATAGGATATAACAAAACATTTGATAGCGGTTTTACCTTTGGGATTACAACCAATATATCTCATTTTGCAGATAAAATAACAAAGCTTAACGAAGGGGGAGAAACAGATTTTGGAGGTACTGTTGATAATTCAATTATTGGACGCTCAGTGTTCTCCATTTTTGGTTATAGAACAGATGGACTTTTTCAAAGTCAAGAAGACGTGAATAATAGCCCAACTCAAGATTTGGCAAGACCAGGTAGTATTAAATATGTTGATATTAACGGTGATGGGATTATAGATGTAGATGATAGAGATTGGATAGGAACAACGCTTCCAGAATTAGAGTATGGCGTTACAATAAACTTAGCTTATAAGAATTTTGATTTCTCGTTATTTGGATCGGGTGTAACAAACCGTATTGGTCAAGACCCTTACGTATTTTATAACAATTTTGCATCGGGCAGAGAAAATGGAGGTGTTGGGCTTTTAAACGCTTGGACGCCAGAGAATACAAATACTGATGTCCCCTCTGCAACATTAGCGTTTAATGATACGAGAACATCAGACTACACCTTTAGAAAAAATTCTTATTTCAAATTAAGAAACCTACAAATAGGTTATTCCTTACCACAGGATATAATTAGTGGACTTGGAGGAATGACAAGTGCTAGATTTTATTTACAAGGAGAGAATTTATTCTGGATTACGCATAAAGACTATTTAGGTCCAGATCCAGAGCGAACGGATGTAAATAGAATACCAGTGCCAACAGTCCTTTCTTTAGGATTTAACTTAAACTTTTAA
- a CDS encoding glycoside hydrolase family 32 protein, translated as MKRFYYSKLILLMICVSLFHNCKNKSIASQDAENMADKVSYSEEELYRPNFHFTPKKAWMNDPNGMFYKDGYFHLYFQHYPDGNTWGPMHWGHAISTDMVTWKEMPIAIYPDDKGYIFSGSAVVDVNNSSGFSKGGIEPVIAMFTYHDMEGEKAGKINYQSQAIAYSLDEGKTFTKYSGNPVIKNPDIKDFRDPKIVWDSLHDKWLMVLAAGQKIMFYSSSNLKDWKLESDFGEGIGAHGGVWECPDFFPMVVQGTDEIKWVLLVSINPGGPNSGSATQYFVGDFDGKQFKIDPSFEDDLNSTEHKSIWIDYGRDNYAGVTWANIPDSNGRKLFMGWMSNWEYANVVPTETWRSSMTVAREIELQKAGASYRLLFHPVKELTNYRSTKFKKESIAIKSAEKIIDSKEIDLSSTEINFKISDLKNSGFAFKLTNKQGDTLAFGYSHNDKNFFVDRRKSGKTEFSEKFADRISVAKRTSTNKDFLGTIILDKTSIELFFDNGETVMTEIFFPNAPFSKLSIEPKDQEFTLGNVEINQLNIN; from the coding sequence ATGAAACGATTTTATTATTCAAAACTTATTTTATTGATGATTTGTGTGTCATTATTTCATAATTGTAAAAATAAGTCCATAGCGAGTCAAGACGCAGAAAATATGGCTGATAAAGTGTCATATTCGGAAGAAGAACTGTATAGACCTAATTTTCATTTCACGCCAAAGAAAGCTTGGATGAATGACCCAAATGGGATGTTCTACAAAGATGGGTATTTCCATTTATATTTTCAGCATTATCCAGATGGAAACACTTGGGGACCCATGCATTGGGGGCATGCTATTAGCACAGATATGGTAACATGGAAAGAGATGCCCATAGCTATATACCCAGATGATAAAGGATATATCTTTTCAGGAAGTGCCGTTGTAGATGTTAATAATAGCTCAGGGTTTTCCAAAGGTGGTATTGAGCCTGTAATAGCAATGTTTACATACCATGATATGGAAGGTGAAAAAGCTGGCAAAATAAATTACCAATCACAGGCCATAGCATATTCTTTAGACGAAGGAAAAACGTTTACCAAATATTCTGGAAATCCTGTAATTAAAAATCCAGATATCAAAGATTTTAGAGACCCAAAAATAGTTTGGGATTCTCTACATGATAAATGGTTAATGGTTTTAGCTGCTGGACAAAAAATTATGTTTTATAGCTCTTCAAATTTAAAAGATTGGAAATTAGAATCGGATTTTGGTGAAGGAATAGGTGCGCACGGAGGTGTTTGGGAATGTCCAGATTTTTTTCCAATGGTAGTTCAAGGAACAGATGAAATTAAATGGGTACTGTTAGTGAGTATTAATCCTGGTGGACCAAATAGTGGAAGTGCAACCCAATATTTCGTGGGGGATTTTGATGGAAAACAATTTAAAATAGACCCTTCGTTTGAGGACGACTTAAATAGTACGGAGCATAAATCTATATGGATTGACTACGGAAGAGATAATTATGCAGGAGTAACATGGGCTAATATACCCGATTCAAATGGCCGAAAATTATTTATGGGATGGATGTCTAATTGGGAATATGCTAATGTAGTGCCAACTGAAACTTGGAGAAGTTCTATGACAGTAGCAAGAGAAATTGAACTTCAAAAAGCAGGTGCTAGTTATAGATTGTTATTTCATCCAGTAAAAGAATTAACTAATTATAGAAGTACCAAATTTAAAAAAGAATCAATAGCAATAAAAAGCGCTGAAAAAATTATCGATTCAAAAGAAATAGATTTATCAAGTACAGAAATTAATTTTAAAATTTCAGATTTAAAAAACAGTGGTTTCGCCTTCAAACTAACCAATAAACAAGGAGACACTTTAGCTTTTGGATATAGCCATAATGATAAAAACTTTTTTGTAGATAGAAGAAAATCTGGTAAAACAGAATTTTCAGAAAAGTTTGCAGACCGCATTTCCGTTGCTAAAAGAACATCAACTAATAAAGATTTTCTTGGTACTATTATTCTTGATAAAACGTCTATAGAACTGTTTTTTGATAATGGAGAAACAGTAATGACTGAAATATTTTTTCCGAACGCACCATTCAGCAAACTAAGTATTGAACCCAAAGACCAAGAATTTACTCTTGGTAACGTAGAAATTAACCAACTAAATATTAACTAA